AAGAGATAGAACTGTTGAAGGCGAAAGTTGTCCAATAGAAAAGGTTTGATTGTAAGCGAGAACAGTTGAAGGACGACATGGTACGCAGACAGAAACAAGTTCTTGATGACAATAAACAACTCCAGAACGGTCTGGCTAGCAAGAAAGAAGAAGTAGAGGTGTGTCATCATCACATTAGCTGATACCTCAAGATAACTGATTAATCGAACAACACAAGGGTTGTAGTAATAATTGGCTCTctttttttcttgttttttgcTTTATAAGAATGAAATTATTCCAGGCCCTTGTGAGTGAGATAGAAGTTACAGCACAAGCTTACGAGGATGTGCAAGAGTTGAACAAACGATTACTAGAATAATTGAAGGAAAAGAAAGATTCCAACATCAAATTAATGTCTGAACGTATCAAATCCAACAGCATCCAACAATTAGTAACAGAAGAAAAGGACCTGGTGACTGCTTATCTTACAAGTGTCCAACAAGAGGTGATAATTGTGACCGGGTGTATGCTGGGCATATGAGCACTATTACCTTTATGTTGCCATGGAATCTTAATCATTAACTACatcatacaagttacagaatataGAGTACTCTTCTATGTTAGGGTAGTTTGGTCCTGTATGCCTGGCTGCATGCCTACTAAATAGATTCATGGTTGTGTTGTCAGGTGAAGTGTTGTCATGGTGATAATGGTATGTATGAAGTGTGATTCCTTGAGGGGTGTGATCCACAAGATGGAGGAGAGAGAACAGTCACTAGAGGCCACCATTGTGAGTGGTGATCGGGAACTGAGCTTGTCACAACAAGCCATGGAACTTCATAAAAAGACGATAACTGTctaatagtgaccatgtcaagtactgTACTTCTATGAAAATCCAGCTTCTAATTTAATCAGGCTTCATATCAATGACATAAGATTACCTTTCCAAGAACCTCTTATAATTGCATTTACGTGATGTGTATTAAGCCATTGTACTTTTCATCATCATCTATATAGCACTGTAGCTGTAATGCATGGATGCGGGTACATTATGTGCTCAGGCATCACAGCTGATAAACCTCCATGCAGTAGCCTTTTGCTGTGCCAGTGGATTGTGCCAGTCAACCTCAATACTGTGAACACTAATAGTTAActactaataatagtaatactaataatagtatcagctaaagttttgttattatgtcatttatatgTAATTTATCTTGTCGGCATTAAGCTGCAAGTTTAATTGTACAGTGAATCTCTTTATTATGGACACTGTGGGAcacagaatttttggccactttttgctataatatagaggttttccgttttcagaggtaaaaatgtattgaccagACCATTTGAGACCAAAATGTTTGTCCTTAttgtggaggttttttctattgtgtccttaattcggggagtttggggaggttccactgtatgtactatagctagctatagtgtttttacCCCTAATGTTTACAGTAGCTGATCCAGGGTTTATCAAAGGGGGTGCACCAGTATATGGAGTAGGGAtctgtgccccccagaagctaaagctttttGTAAGACAAAATTACGTAGAATGGATTAGATCATACTGCTTTTTatgtggactacattgatcaagagtggTATAGGGATATTAAGCGACAATCgtgccagcagattattattattagagacctaaagaatggcatacacaagatcgcatgcatttcatttgcaagatattcttagcaggctaaatgtaccaatgcaactgtagatgttaggtgactgttctattagagtgtttggctgactgctctattagagtatctcgatcttgtccACGTACGCATACTAGTAATTAGAAGACCGGCACAGTGGGGCACTTTGTGCCAAGCTATAGGTCGGCACAGTGGGGCACTTTGTGCCTAGCCCCACGACTTCTCAAAGATCTATGATCGAGTCTATGATAAAGCCAGTGGGGGACCACTtatggcagagggggaccaactgtggcggcgtaagttgtccggggggggacaagttgcagtgctgcaagtagtccggggggaccaagtatggttgctgcaactggtccggggggaccggttgtagcatgacagtacacggccccagacccccgctgtggagattctatacttagggcagaaccacccttttggaaatcctgcctacgcccctgcgTAGGCGTACTATGAATATGTTAACTTGTAACGAAGCCATCTGGATTACTTTACTAGTCGAGTACAATGTTGATAACTGGTCTTGTCGCTATTCTGTTGGTATCGTTGTGTCGCGTTCAGGCGGGAACATCGGACTGTGGAACCGACTGTACTGGCGAGGTAGCTACAAGTACCTAGTTATGCGTCCTTATCTTGTAGTAGCTACAGTGTGGGAAATAACGTATAATAGTGACGTATTGTTAGAGTTTAACCTGATATGAACCACCATAGGGTGATTGTAGTTGTAGCTATGAAATGTGTATGACCGCCATCACGTGACCCTTCTCTTCCGCAGAACTGCACCAATAACTGTCAGTCTCCCACAGGTAACTATACCATAATATATTCGAGCATAGGCTATggatttataaaccccaggaACTGAGGGGTATATAGCTAAATTTATATAGTGTGTAGTGACCTGTCATCTCCCATAGATACTACACAATGTCTTTTCCTCCCAAATATCACTTGTGTTGAGTCAGGTGAGCTATAGGACACATGGTGACTGGCTAGTTAGTATTGTTACCATATTAGGAAAAGTGTGTGAAGATATTCACCAACTGAGTGTTCCAGAGGATGTTGAATGTGAGGGAGGACAACTCTTGATACTTTCATTATGTGATGTTACAGGTTGTTCTGAGACATTATCTTGTGGGGCTAGTGATGTTAGTAACGTTGACAATGCAATCATGAATCTCACACACAAATGGGTTGCTGTTAACAGCACGATAGTTAAACTGGTTATTAAATGGAACCAATTAGCGGATGGTACTGTTTAGCCACACTACGGCCAGatttcatataattatatttgtatttCAGACCATGGTGCCAAGTTATTTATAAAAACCAAAGACACCTCAGTTTATGATCGCTGTCATTGTCTTCCACCAGTAAGGCAATATTAAGTAGCATCAGACCTAATGCTTGTCTCCATAGCATACCAGAGAATACAGCGTTGATGTTGAACTATCTGTTGGGAAGATATTGGATGTTGTGGTCTGTGTAGTGGTCATTAGAATATGTTATAAtgatattaatattacaggtagTTGGGTTACCCTATCACAAGAACATACGAGGACAACATATTGCTGAAAAAACCTTCACAACATTGGTCCCATCAGGTTGTTACATAAGTCCTCATACACCTAAACCACTTGTAGGGCTTGGTGGATCTCCAATTCTCCATAGGCAGTTCTGCATAGCTGAATAGATGTACATTTAATATTTGGAACTGTTAACAGTGAATTTCAGTTAGAATggtacatacaacacacaaattGCTTGACAATGTGTCACATGTGTTGTAGTTCTATTCTAGGCTTGTTAACTGGCCTTTGCTGTTGTGTATCCAATGGCCATTTAACTGCCTACACATAGTGAGTCACTTTACCCTCACCTTCACATAAGGGTAAAAGTGGTTTAGGTATTGTATATGGGACTAGTTTTTATCAAACAACACAGATTGTTGGGATGAGAATGTCACTGGACGTAACATAGAGATGTGTGGTAACAGACTCCCAACCTCACCTCAACATATTGATACTAATGTCACGAGGGTTGACAGCTCAGTGGCTAAATTATGTGTAACATGGGGTCAACCAGTGCCTGATAGTAACTCAGTAATCATAGCCTACATGATTACAATATCTCACATcaatactgtatattatgtcAATGCAGTGAGTTGTTAGCTCACTAGTAAGATAGTTAATATTATAGTGTTGTTTCAGGAGACACTGCAATACTGTACTGATGTTCCCACTGGCTGTATCTATCATAttaaggtgtgtgtgtgcatgcatgcgtgctaATACAGTGTGGTCAatgttaccatatatggtataacaGGTTAGTGCTACTCCTGGTGAGGTGATTAATGCCAACAAGATATACTGTACTACTAACTGTACTAATGATAGTGAAATATGTTGCTGGGGTCCAGCAATATCAACAGGTTAGCATCATCAAGAGAAACCATAAACACTTTGTACATAGTGCCTATGGGCTCCTAATAAAATTATCAAGAATATTCTATTTTGTTCAGACAAATTAGTTACTATGTTTTCAATGAGGGAAGCCATTGACAGTAGTAAATATGTCTGCTTTCAAAATGACTGACTATATGGTCGTCtacctatggcactgtttattaCTGTTGTGTTATTGTGTACACAGAAGTGTCTACTCCTGCTGTAACATCATCCTCATCACAGAAACCTATTGTACTAGTGGCAGTAATATGTTCAGTTGGTGTAATAGCAGCATTAGCAGTGGTAATGACAGTAACGTTATTATGTGTCCACTATCGTAAGACTCATACTACAGTCCAGTATATCCCATTGGTGAGCAGACAAGTGTTGATAATAAACTCCCCACaatctgatgatgatgatctaTGCTTGATGAGGAAGTTGTGTCATAACCTTGCCGACCATTCTATCAAGCCAATCACATATGAATATTACATAACTGATCGACGAAAAGGGCCGGGTCATTCTGGCATCTACCAGTGGGCCGAGGACAATTTTTTAAACAGTGATATGAtcttgtttgtttgtaacaAGAGCTTGCATGATGTATGGAACAGTGGTGACACTGAACAGAGCTCATTTGTGTCAGCTTGTAAGTTGTTGTTACAAGGATATTTGTCTAGCAGTGAAGACTTGTCACGATTTGGTATCATTTTACTGAGGGAATCTGATGCCTGCTACATCCCTAGCTTGTACCTCAGAAACTTCAAGACATTTACAGTATTCCAGAATGGAGGGCAGTGTAGTGTTGAAGACCTGGTAGACTGTTTTCCTTGTAC
This portion of the Dysidea avara chromosome 12, odDysAvar1.4, whole genome shotgun sequence genome encodes:
- the LOC136240797 gene encoding uncharacterized protein isoform X1 gives rise to the protein MLITGLVAILLVSLCRVQAGTSDCGTDCTGENCTNNCQSPTDTTQCLFLPNITCVESGKVCEDIHQLSVPEDVECCSETLSCGASDVSNVDNAIMNLTHKWVAVNSTIVKLVIKWNQLADDHGAKLFIKTKDTSVYDRCHCLPPHTREYSVDVELSVGKILDVVVVGLPYHKNIRGQHIAEKTFTTLVPSDCWDENVTGRNIEMCGNRLPTSPQHIDTNVTRVDSSVAKLCVTWGQPVPDSNSVIIAYMITISHINTVYYVNAETLQYCTDVPTGCIYHIKVSATPGEVINANKIYCTTNCTNDSEICCWGPAISTEVSTPAVTSSSSQKPIVLVAVICSVGVIAALAVVMTVTLLCVHYRKTHTTVQYIPLVSRQVLIINSPQSDDDDLCLMRKLCHNLADHSIKPITYEYYITDRRKGPGHSGIYQWAEDNFLNSDMILFVCNKSLHDVWNSGDTEQSSFVSACKLLLQGYLSSSEDLSRFGIILLRESDACYIPSLYLRNFKTFTVFQNGGQCSVEDLVDCFPCTN
- the LOC136240797 gene encoding uncharacterized protein isoform X2, producing the protein MNLTHKWVAVNSTIVKLVIKWNQLADDHGAKLFIKTKDTSVYDRCHCLPPHTREYSVDVELSVGKILDVVVVGLPYHKNIRGQHIAEKTFTTLVPSDCWDENVTGRNIEMCGNRLPTSPQHIDTNVTRVDSSVAKLCVTWGQPVPDSNSVIIAYMITISHINTVYYVNAETLQYCTDVPTGCIYHIKVSATPGEVINANKIYCTTNCTNDSEICCWGPAISTEVSTPAVTSSSSQKPIVLVAVICSVGVIAALAVVMTVTLLCVHYRKTHTTVQYIPLVSRQVLIINSPQSDDDDLCLMRKLCHNLADHSIKPITYEYYITDRRKGPGHSGIYQWAEDNFLNSDMILFVCNKSLHDVWNSGDTEQSSFVSACKLLLQGYLSSSEDLSRFGIILLRESDACYIPSLYLRNFKTFTVFQNGGQCSVEDLVDCFPCTN